The sequence gaggctcacacgcctctaccacacaccaccagggccttatgccctacacaccatgggtctctgcccagctacacacagagccttgtgctctgattaatgggcctcagccccctctctacctcagagctctgagcccactcactagggccttatgccctactacctaggggtcctagcccctgcctaccgaggcctgtggcctccctaactaactgagggccttgtgcccttaatagcctacaggctaccagcctctaaccaggccctctggccttcctatggcctctaggccactcactacctaagggccttgtgcccttgtatacctgggactcagagtccccctcactagctaacaggggcttgtccccttttatatagatactaatggcctactggcccactaaactcgttggggcctagtgcccaggtccctgggccttgtgcccctactttacagtgccacgggccttgtgcccgactgtgccacgagcctaatgcccgaattaacgctgagtatacttacctgctctgcgcaggagtctcagcttgccacgccgtcttcttccgccttctccgggtcttccagaccctccaaccggcggcgcctcttctccggttcggcgctgttgagagctgcttggcgggggcgctgtcagcccttacaagggctccccgccgacgatctccgctccggcggcttgattgaagtcttctggcggcagggtagctcacggcccttacaagggccccctgccgccgctgctgctggctctgttgatggacgtcttgaagagacgtcctttctcttctccgccgacggacttctcccaaaatggcgccacccggcgacttatatagtcgccggcgtgacgtcatcagccggcgcgagcgctgattggctcgcgtcggcgccaatcttttgaatggccgggcgcgagccgcgattggctcgcgcatccggccgctgattggccagcggggaaagatgagccctgattggctcatccttcccccgcgcacaggacctgcaagaaagaagttatactcaccgccgctggatcgatggacgggtaagttcttcttctcttctttcttcctgctgggcaccatcggggacctcttcagcccctccaggggcacagcgctgccggtcatcttcgccctcttcacgggcaccggctccggcatcttctgtccctccacatttccgccgcctttttccattgtggtccccacaatcaacgtcttctcctctacgtccacctccaagggtcgcttacccgcatccctgacttgcgtccaccgggtccttcgcggtaaagccctctcgcgcaggatccacaccatcctggcaacttcctcgcccgaagtcggtatccagggagtctcttcctcggcgcatgccggaacctcccatccgtccgatacctcctcggttgtgcgggaagcttcttcagaaggtgacaacatccaccactctccagctgcgctctctaaagtacagtcttcgtcaggcagtacttcttcagcagctctctcttccggggtactgatggcttccaccctctcaggtaccaccgggcagacatcttcacatgtctccggacacaacgttgccccgtggagggtctgctcagttctcccttcgtcctcagggaccaactcttccacagccacggacaagtcgtctgacgtatccgacgtctccaataccccagctccagcatccggctgtcgTGGGTATTcttgtcgcgaatcttgcttggacgggacgatcacctgcgatccaacagtcagcaggctctgccgatccttccctccagacccCGACTTCTTTGgagaccattgatggaaggcttcctcgtccttccactcgaagacttctacgtcttcccattcatcggagacttcttcgtcctcccattcaccaaagagctcctcggcaacggggcactggtatgcgaagtgtccaggcaacccacacttccagcacagcatttcttccaccggttgccgtttagtacctctgttcttcttcttccttgtctcacaacgttccaggatttgcttcgtgaacgctgccacttcgtcacgagagatgacacagctgtatccctcgtacagcggaatgatcccccgatgagccatcgttgatcctgccgactacgccaaaatgtaacgccccctgcggggaaagacagggacagacgcaacagaaaagaactcaccttgtaaacgatggtcacctccagtccgcttccgatttcccagctgcgatctaatcccagcagatccgcagccgcagtcacctccaatcacgtccctctaagatagagacagggattacggccgtgcctaccaggtaagggctgtccgagactacggcaaagaacaaggacacggtcagtccaagctccttgccgcctcctcactttgttcttgccaagacgcgggggactacaggcactgaaggccaagactaatccgaggactaatcccgcctcaagtgcctcacacacctgccggtgagggcctaaccgaaagggggaatcgagcgtgatactcaccgggacactcccacttccgatccggttctcctgcaccttcccgactcctgcggatgacaagaacacacagcctccctctacgctctccgtgagactaagatggcacccacaaaactggactaactacaacagcgacccgaccctaacaacgttctaatggtcggcaacgcaactacgtcaaaacactaggactaactaagtgtggtgcactaacggaactactcagttacacgctacggggaacaccagccggtgttcacagcctaaaccggagggcggttcctaaccccctcacccaggtcgtaccaagaagctgccttcttgctatggggtcacccacggaccctaagtacgggttctttaagcccggctgaggctcagtagaacagcacactaacccgcgggccgactgccgcacggaacagccgatcgaactgaaccgcccgactgcctgtactcaggtatctcacacgtgtccctacgtccggaaccacaggtacacctgcacggaaccggccttgaggacccttgatcagaaccacggccgcccctggaactgcctcaaggtgtgctgcactgccaccaactcactcagccacccccctctgggtaccagtgtgaccccggggacctaagggacaggaaaactacgtgtgttctcccctgactatgtgtatgctggtacttacacttgtccccacagcacgggttagcacaggaaaaccacaggaacaagagcctacctttaatgggggcctgacgtcttgcccctggacacagttatatagcacaccaaaatactgtaatgtaaactacactcgccacacagacagaataaatagatacagtatacagtaccttgcccgctacttacccgaacacaccgctgcaagccaaccagcaggttgctacagcaccacaggagcctacgctcgaccgtacctcctaaccacgtgtgctcacctcacacaggaccgcgcctactctcacgaggctcacacgcctctaccacacaccaccagggccttatgccctacacaccatgggtctccgcccagctacacacagagccttctgctctgtttcatgggcctcagccccctctctacctcagagctctgagcccactcactagggccttatgccctactacctaggggtcctagcccctgcctaccgaggcctgtggcctccctaactaactgagggccttgtgcccttaatagcctacaggctaccagcctctaaccaggccctctggccttcctatggcctctaggccactcactacctaagggccttgtgcccttgtatacctgggactcagagtccccctcactagctaacaggggcttgtccccttttatatagatactaatggcctactggcccactaaactcgttggggcctagtgcccaggtccctgggccttgtgcccctactttacagtgccacgggccttgtgcccgactgtgccacgagcctaatgcccgaattaacgctgagtatacttacctgctctgcgcaggagtctcagcttgccacgccgtcttcttccgccttctccgggtcttccagaccctccaaccggcggcgcctcttctccggttcggcgctgttgagagctgcttggcgggggcgctctcagcccttacaagggctccccgccgacgatctccgctccggcggcttgattgaagtcttctggcggcagggtagctcacggcccttacaagggccccctgccgccgctgctgctggctctgttgatggacgtcttgaagagacgtcctctctcttctccgccgacggacttctcccaaaatggcgccacccggcgacttatatagtcgccggcgtgacgtcatcagccggcgcgagcgctgattggctcgcgtcggcgccaatcttttgaatggccgggcgcgagccgcgattggctcgcgcatccggccgctgattggccagcggggaaagatgagccctgattggctcatccttcccccgcgcacaggacctgcaagaaagaagttatactcaccgccgctggatcgatggacgggtaagttcttcttctcttctttcttcctgctgggcaccatcggggacctcttcagcccctccaggggcacagcgctgccggtcatcttcgccctcttcacgggcaccggctccggcatcttctgtccctccacacctGCATGGTTTTTGTAACAATACTGCAGAAGAAACAAAATGTCCTTTAAGTCATCATTTTTCACACATAGCAGATTTTGCATTTAACAGaaaaaggacttttttgattttttttttaatccctttCTAACTCTTTTTGCTCAGCAGAATTAATACAAATTTTTATATTACTTCACTCATTTTACAAACTCATAGAAACCTTATGAGACTAAATCCCAGAGAGGAGAAAAATCCTCATTAATGAAATGTTTATAAAAGGATCTCCGCAGCTGTGGAGATAACACTGTGTTCATATATCTCAGTGTGCACAGACACTGCAGAATCCTTTATCCCACAGAGACTGAAGTTTTCTTTCAGTCACATAACACTTGATGAATTGGGCATAACATGATAGTAATTATGTCCCTGCTGGAATATGAGGCAGATATGAAGATGGAAAATCTGTCTAGAATCAGCACCTCTTTTGTGTTTGTTGGACTCTTGGAAATGGAGAAATATAGATACCTGTATTCTGTCTTATCTCTCAACCTGTATATGATGCCAATGTTATTATGCTGTCTGATTGTCTATGTTATTTGGGCTGAAGAAAGTCTGCACCAACCGAtgtatattttcatatgtaaCCTGCTTCTCAATGGAGTTTATGGAAACACAGTTATTTTCCCTCAGTTTATAATTGACTTGATGTTGGGATCCTCAACTATTTCTCTTCCTGGATGTCTCACACAGATATTCTGTGTTCAGAGTTATTTTACAATTGATTTATTCACTTTCACCACCATGGCGTATGACCGCTATTTGGCTGTGGGTCACCCTTTGAGATACCCCTCCATGATGACAAACAGAAAGgctctgatatatatatttttaatttgggtTGCTGCCTTTATATTTGTCCTGATTCCTGTGATAACGACAGCAAACCTCCAGTTTTGTGGGgtaaatattaataacatttactgtGACAATATGTCCCTGGTCAGACTGGCTTGTGGTGATTCCTCGATAAATAATATCTTTAGACTTATTGGAACATTTATTATTGCTTTGTTGACTCTTCCAATTATTACATACTGCTACATAAGCACATTGCTGATCTGCCTAAAGATCTCCAGATCCACGTCTCTGAAAGCTTTCCATACGCTGGTATCGCACATAATCACATACTCTGTTTTTATGACTACAACTATATTCATTTTCCTAAGGTACAGGCTGAATGGTGGATCCATGTCTGTCACTGTTCATGTTACACTTTCCATCACTGGTCTTCTCTGTTCCTTCATTGTGAATCCAATTGTGTATGGAATAAGGACAGAAGCTTTAAAGATTAAAATACTACATAGCCTGCAGAGAACACATCTATTAAAGAGACTTTCTGAATTAATATTATGCaatatctgtttaaaaaaaaatactgcattaAATGCAAAATCATTGTAATGAACGTATAGTTTATTTCAGAGCTGTTCtagtggcacagtggtcagcactgctgcctcacagcactggcttAAATTCTGACCACACCACTATCTGTCTggtccaaaatcatactggtagtaAGCAAAAATGGAGCCTAGCGAATGTGTGCACTACACAATGGAGACTGTAATCTGAATAGCTGATGTCATTAATTGAATATTCTCTGTGCAACATGCAGTTGATATACcaataaagaataatatatatatatatatatatatatatatatatatatatatatatataaatatttactacAGGGCGCTCATTGACTCTGAGTAGCACTctgccccccaaaaaaaagattaattttttttaaaatccaaagtgttttaATCTGAATGAattgtgtgaggagcagtatcagtgacatctttagttaACATTTACTAAACAAAGGGCCTTTCATAAAGGAGCATATCTGGCGATTTAATATGTGTAATACGCACAATTACTCTGAGCAggtccagaaccggaccatacgccacagaacgcagctgTGTCCAATTCGTAATGAACACCAGCCATGACAATTCCCGTGTTATAACTAGGACCATTGATGCTTAAGAGCTCACTTAAAGCTGCGGAGCTCTTATAGGAGCTAGTTTTGTATCGTCAGACAGGGTTTTTAATTCAGCTAAGAATGCAGGAATGTGTTATAGGTGTAGACACTGGATCTAGGTGGTCCGATAAAGATGGTAAATGAGGGTTGGgtagttgttgtttttatttcaaataaaatgatgtttacccttatgtcttttttttttgctgcagattagagcatgctgacacttgtggcTCTCCCTTTGCTAGTCCCACTAGGGTTAGTCAAGCTGTTTGGGGGGGagggaactttttttttcttttaaacatgtTGACTTTTAACTTTAATACGCATTTTCTTTAcagtcatcacacacacactttttaaaCAAGTAAAAATTTTGCAAACACTGATcataaatgtgaaaaataatattttctgagCAAGTGTAATAAATacgatagatataaaaaaaaaattctaatttaatTTTGGACAATGTAACCGGGTGGTTGGGGGTTAGGAGTGGGGCTGTGGGCTGGGGGGAATACTTTGTATTGGGGTCTGGAACCTGGGACTGGAGGGATGTGAACTGGAGCTGGGGGGCTTGAAGTGTGGGGATCTCTTCATCAGCTAGAAAAAATATTGCTCTTACTACATTAATAAAGCATATGCTAGCGCTATGGGTGTAATTTGCTCAAGTATTTTCCAAGCTCAGCAGAGCTCAGAAGTGATATATTAAATGAAAAATCTGGGCACTGGTTAATGTTATGCTGAACACAATTGTAACCAGAGGAAGATTACTTATTGATGCACATacatatttattgtgtgtgtgttggggggagttttttttaaaatatatatacatatatgaaattTCAGAGCTTTTTCTAAAGTTAAAATATGTATGATATCAAATTCAGAAACGTGAAGAAagaaatttgacggcagataagaattaCTTGGCCTATCTAGtttccaatatttttttaatccctaataaacaagaaTGTTTAAATTACTCTATTACATtaaactctaccacctctgttggatgtCTATCCCACCTGTCCACTACTATTTTGGTCAAGTAATTTTTCTGCGgctttcctctaaacctagtaccCCCCATTTCCAGTGCATATCTCTCTCACAAataccccactgcccaccagctgTGTGATCATATGCCACCGCCAACTGCACCAGCTTTGTATTCATGTCACCTACGATGTAAGTCTCTCTCACATGGCACCTCATTCTTATAATCTTTTCTTTACATGTTACCAAATATGCCCAGCAGATTTTCTGCCATGTGTCATTCCGTATAACGTTTTCTCTTACATGCTAAACTGTATACCCACAACCATATCTTATGTGCTACACtgagtggtgcagtatgtatgtatgtatgtatgtatgtatgtatgtatgttctgacactcagtggtggggtgcagcatgtatgtatagtCTGCTAGGCCATGTTGTGATGCaatcagtatgtatgtatgttctgtagGCAGTGGTgagatgcagtatgtatgtactggCAGGTAATGGTTGGGTGCAGTATATATCTATGTTGTGGCATTCAaaggtggggtgcagcatgtatgtattgtaacaaaCGTGGCCTTCTTGTATCACTTCTGACACCTTCTGACAACACTTGTAGTACTTATGGCACTGACACCCAGCAGACATCAGACACAGACagctttaaatcatacttgccaactctcccggattgtccgggagactcccgcattttgcaagagtctcccggacgagtgtggcaatctccctgataggaagggggaaaaatttagtttaaacgccgcgattcacccggaatcgcggcgtttagccccgcccccactgtaaaatgacgcgatttgcgtcattccgtcacgggggcggggccaaaatgacgcgatttcgcagccccgccccctgcacgcccacgtcccagccggcatctcccggaaaaagaaaaaaaaatgttggcaagtatgctttaaatcaaatggtgctttattgtttttgtcacaataaagagcaatacttagtcaggatgacaccagtaaacatTGCCACATTGTTTACACcttctggtgaccctaatgctaagctaAACACAGTCCAGCTCTTCCAGTATCAGTCACCTCTAACAAATGCACAAgtcaggattaaatacacaagtCTCCTCCCTTTGGTCTATTTACTTCATTACACCACCTGTGTGTGTAGGCTAGGAGTCTGACTCTGCAAGGATTTAACCCTGTATGCAGTCTTTACCTGCTgcctgttagctccatagctaattccactctgagaggcctgtggcaagccacagtatgtatgtatgttctggcaaacagtgatggggtgcagtatatatgtatgaatgTTCTGTCAGGCAATGGTgatgtgcagtatatatgtatgtatgtatgtatgtatgatctagcaggcagtggtggggtgctgtatgtatgtatgtatgtatgtatgtatgtatgtatgatctagcaggcagtggtggggtgctgtatgtatgtatgtatgtatgtatgtatgtatgtccacACAGGCAGTtggacagaggcacacacggGATTGGGGGAAAGATGCACACATAGGCAGTGTGGCAGGGGCACATGCGGGTAGGGGAGCAAGGGAACAGAGGCACAAATGAGCAGATTGGCAGAGTGACCCATGAGCAAGGGGATGGAGGCACACAAGGGCAGTATGGCACATGGGCAGTGTGGCAGGTAGACATATGggcaaggggacagaggcacacatgttCAAAttggcagggggacacatgggcaaggagacagaggcacacatgggcagggtggcagggggacagaggcacacatgggcagggtgtcaatgggacagaggcacacatgggaaTGGGACAgagggacacatgggcagggggacaggagcacacatgggcaggaggaCAGGAGCATACATGGGCACACATAGGCAGGGTGACACATGggcaaggggacagag is a genomic window of Mixophyes fleayi isolate aMixFle1 chromosome 2, aMixFle1.hap1, whole genome shotgun sequence containing:
- the LOC142138369 gene encoding olfactory receptor 4B13-like — encoded protein: MSLLEYEADMKMENLSRISTSFVFVGLLEMEKYRYLYSVLSLNLYMMPMLLCCLIVYVIWAEESLHQPMYIFICNLLLNGVYGNTVIFPQFIIDLMLGSSTISLPGCLTQIFCVQSYFTIDLFTFTTMAYDRYLAVGHPLRYPSMMTNRKALIYIFLIWVAAFIFVLIPVITTANLQFCGVNINNIYCDNMSLVRLACGDSSINNIFRLIGTFIIALLTLPIITYCYISTLLICLKISRSTSLKAFHTLIVGTAMGTIFAPSFANLIMGSWEQRYIYNPNPYSENIALYKRIQDPYPSPDLQSPRDRSDSTKKAKNNHQSPGTGNCLQLQIAEDSSS